One Kwoniella dejecticola CBS 10117 chromosome 10, complete sequence DNA window includes the following coding sequences:
- a CDS encoding chorismate mutase: protein MNFTSGADVSELLSLDHIRNQLIRLEDTIIFLLIERAQFAYNEKIYLAGAFKDELNFSGSWLEWFLFEIESFHAKARRYTSPDEHAFTPLEQLPQPIIKPQSLPSLLHQPAAKHPSVNVNHRILEFYIQQIVPGITSATKIAKGKAVLEDDGNYGSAATRDVEVLQALSRRIHFGMFVSESKFLLAPHDFIPHILDPNPDKLAGLITKPAVEAKLLIRLANKARVYGGEMDADGKVVEVADEEMAARGKIDLATIVSMYKDWVIPLTKDVEVDYLLHRLDGVPQSQIDEWMKGRKE from the exons ATGAACTTCACGTCCGGCGCTGACGTGTCAGAGCTGCTGTCATTGGACCACATCCGGAATCAACTGATACGTTTAGAGGATACAATTATCTTCC TCCTAATCGAAAGAGCCCAATTTGCTTATAACGAAAAGATCTATCTGGCCGGAGCGTTCAAAGATGAGCTGAACTTCTCTGGCAGCTGGCTTGAATGGTTCTTGTTCGAGATTGAGTCATTTCATG CTAAAGCTCGCCGGTACACTAG TCCCGACGAACACGCCTTCACGCCATTGGAGCAATTACCACAACCCATAATAAAACCTCAATCCCTCCCAAGCTTGTTGCACCAACCGGCCGCAAAGCATCCCTCGGTCAACGTCAATCACCGTATCCTTGAGTTCTACATCCAGCAAATTGTCCCCGGAATCACTTCCGCAACGAAGATagccaaaggcaaagcagTACTTGAGGATGACGGGAATTATGGGAGTGCAGCTACGCGGGATGTGGAAGTTCTTCAGGCTCTGAGTAGGCGTATTCACTTTG GTATGTTCGTATCCGAAAGCAAGTTTTTGTTAGCTCCGCATGATTTCATACCACATATTCTGGATCCCAACCCGGACAAGTTGGCCGGGCTCATTACGAAACCCGCCGTAGAGGCGAAACTGCTCATACGGCTTGCCAACAAAGCTCGAGTGTACGGAGGGGAGATGGATGCAGACGGTAAAGTCGTTGAGGTGGCCGACGAAGAAATGGCAGCAAGGGGCAAAATTGATCTCGCTACGATTGTCAGCATGTACAAGGATTGGGTCATCCCGCTCACAAAGGATGTCGAG GTTGACTATCTGCTTCACCGTCTCGACGGCGTGCCACAATCCCAGAtagatgaatggatgaaaggCAGGAAGGAATAG
- a CDS encoding SWR1-complex protein 4: MSSSDVRSILNLPQAGPSTSTRKSTTTARKPDGISRELYALIGDNAPSLAEAQASIAAVKYRERPSLKTKKVNWAWTSFTPAARADSPARLSHWARITDADPAASGTRTEVRLATGQKGDALWRTSKTARETKRKQYASELFHLTAAEIAEEEALYIEIKRMEQNERRYRADRDDLMRTVMGLDSGLVEFDQADVEAIFGVDKNKKRKRAEEGEPVPPVPLPPKMNAKDQATFDLTHCIYHIPLPPSNPQSSHLASKHPVHQSVHLRSSKIPLPKQNASIRITELLSELGIPAGRMIMPTRSNIEMYDSLLQAAGALVEMKRQVDRVEQELRTVRAQKEGLLPTLETRKMRSESVTSTDTTTTNNRRSRPL; encoded by the exons ATGTCATCCTCGGACGTTCGCTCCATTCTCAATCTGCCGCAAGCTGGACCCTCGACTAGCACCAGAAAATCCACTACAACGGCCAGGAAGCCTGACGGGATATCCCGGGAATTGTACGCCCTCATCGGTGACAATGCGCCGTCACTCGCCGAAGCGCAAGCCTCGATAGCAGCAGTCAAGTATCGCGAACGACCATCGCTCAAGACCAAAAAGGTCAACTG GGCCTGGACATCTTTCACGCCTGCTGCGCGAGCCGATTCCCCCGCTCGCCTTAGCCACTGGGCAAGAATCACTGATGCGGACCCGGCTGCGAGCG GTACTCGTACAGAGGTCAGACTGGCAACGGGGCAGAAAGGAGACGCTCTGTGGAG GACATCAAAGACAG CTCGCGAGACCAAGCGCAAACAATACGCATCGGAACTGTTCCATCTTACCGCCGCCGAAAttgccgaagaagaagcactGTACATCGAGATAAAACGGATGGAACAAAACGAGCGACGCTACCGCGCAGACCGTGATGATCTCATGCGGACCGTCATGGGTCTGGATAGCGGATTGGTAGAGTTTGATCAGGCCGATGTAGAAGCGATATTTGGTGTTGACAAG AAtaagaagcgaaagcgagCCGAAGAGGGCGAACCCGTCCCTCCGGTCCCACTACCGCCCAAGATGAATGCAAAGGATCAAGCCACATTCGATCTCACCCACTGCATCTACCACATCCCCTTACCCCCCAGCAatcctcaatcttctcacCTTGCCAGTAAACACCCTGTACACCAATCTGTTCACCTTCGATCCAGTAAAATACCGCTGCCCAAGCAAAACGCTTCGATACGCATTACTGAGCTGCTGAGCGAGCTTGGCATCCCCGCTGGGCGCATGATTATGCCCACCCGATCTAACATCGAAATGTACGATAGTCTCTTACAGGCTGCAGGAGCACTAGTCGAGATGAAGCGACAGGTGGACAGGGTAGAGCAAGAATTACGAACGGTGCGAGCGCAGAAGGAGGGACTCTTACCCACGCTGGAGACGAGAAAGATGCGATCCGAATCTGTCACTTCTACGGACACGACGACGACTAACAACAGACGCAGCAGGCCGTTGTAG